The nucleotide sequence TCTCAGGAAAGGGCTATCCAGAAATTTATTGAGCTTAAAAGGGACCTGTGGAAAATGCACGATTCCTTTGAAACCCTCATCGAGAGCACTGTTATGAATAGAATTATCTATCCCGGCAATCTCCTGTCGGACGAGCTAATAAATGCCGTGCAGAGCAATTCAAAAAAGATTATTGAACTCTGGCTTAATGACATTTCAACAAACCCATCCACTAAGGCGTACCATCAGTTTGACAGGGATGAACTCTTCTCAAGGGCAATATTTATTATTGGTCAATTTGAAGCATGGCTCAAGGGGGAGAAGGGAGAGAGCGAATTTAAAGAGTTTTATAGTGCCCTTGGTTTCCAGAGAAAAAAGGACGGCATTCCCCTTGAAGAACTTATAAGTTCCTTGAGTCTTCTCAAAAAACACATCTGGATGTTCACCTATTCCTTTGGGGTGTGGGAGAAGGCGGTTGATATTTACCGTATGTTTGAGCTTGGCGAACGACTCGTGTATTTTTTCGACAAGGCCGCATATTATACCGTTATGGGGTATAAGCAGAAACAATAATTGGAGAACCAATTTAAGGCATGCAAAGGAAGGATGGTGGTAAAAGCAAAAGAGCGGCATTAATTGTCACTACCTTGTCTTCTTTTCTTACACCCCTTGCGGCGTCAGCAGTTAATATTGCACTCCCCTCAAT is from Pseudomonadota bacterium and encodes:
- a CDS encoding NUDIX hydrolase, encoding MKTRLFCNFCGNALETDVLEGKERQVCKGCLEVYYKNPLPVASVILPNRHREVLLVKRAREPFKNMWCFPTGFAETGESIEDAALRELKEETGVNGKIIQLVDVGSHKNFFYGELLIVTFEAEKIGGEEAPGDDALECGYFPVMSLPRLAFDSQERAIQKFIELKRDLWKMHDSFETLIESTVMNRIIYPGNLLSDELINAVQSNSKKIIELWLNDISTNPSTKAYHQFDRDELFSRAIFIIGQFEAWLKGEKGESEFKEFYSALGFQRKKDGIPLEELISSLSLLKKHIWMFTYSFGVWEKAVDIYRMFELGERLVYFFDKAAYYTVMGYKQKQ